The Gloeocapsa sp. PCC 73106 genomic interval CCTGTTTGGGTGTAATCATTGTTAAAGATTGCTTCACCCCCAACGTTGAAGTTGACATCATTGAGAGCGGTACTAGTATTTCCTGTGCGGGTAAAGGTGTAGACGAGGTTGTCACTACCATCTTCGTTCACGCTAGCTGGAGCTACGCTAAGGGTGATAGTGGGAGGTGCGGCGCCAAAGACCACGTAACTCGACCCTGAAGAATTTCCATTGGGGTCGGCACCGAATGCGCCGATAATAAGGTCATCGATACCATCGCCGTTGATATCCCCTGCACTACTTACTGATCCGCCTGAACTGTCATTTACGGCAACCCCATTGAGAGTAAAGCCGTTGGTACCGTTGAGAGTAGAGAGGTCCAAGGTAGAACTAACACGTTTAAAATAATAGTTGTAGTACATAATTCGTAGTATGTCTATCAATAAATGGTTAAGAATTATGTCATTAGCTTTTTTATACATGTGTATAATTGATTTTGACTAGATTCAAGCCCATATCGCCATGTCTATTAAGCAAGTGTTGTTTCGGCTATATCCCAATAAAGAGCAAACCATAAAGCTCCATTATTGGAAGCGCTTGCACTGCTTGCTTTACAACGCTTGTGTCGCTAACAG includes:
- a CDS encoding integrin alpha codes for the protein MYKKANDIILNHLLIDILRIMYYNYYFKRVSSTLDLSTLNGTNGFTLNGVAVNDSSGGSVSSAGDINGDGIDDLIIGAFGADPNGNSSGSSYVVFGAAPPTITLSVAPASVNEDGSDNLVYTFTRTGNTSTALNDVNFNVGGEAIFNNDYTQTG